The Paenibacillus sp. FSL W8-0426 region CGCTCTCCGTCAGGAGATTCGTTCTGCCGGACCGCCTTTTTGGTTTACCGGCGTAATCGCTCTTTCAAGGCGTCACATGGTTTTGTCCGCTTATTGTGTGAGGGCGTACCTTGTTATCATGGCTCTCATCTCGTGTCTTTACGAAAATAGGCAGTGCATGAAAATGGTTTATTCGTTCAAACCACGGGAATAACATCCGGTAGGACGCAGAGAGCGGTATGTGCGGTCAGAGCGGTCATGGTTATGAAACGGGAACATCTGCGAAAATAGGCAGCAGGCATAAACCATAATCCGTATGTAAGCGTTTCCGAAACTGGTTTATTGCTGAAGTGCGATGCCATATGAAATACTCGGTGCAGGCTTCAATCAATCACGCAAAGTCAAAGGAGATGACACAAATGACAGGAAGAGCACCCAAGGGGAGTCTAAAGAAATGGGTTGGGATGGCGCTTACGATGGTTATGGCCGTATCCCTGCTTGCAGGCTGTTCGTCTTCATCGGAACAAGGCACAGCAGATAACGGCTCGTCGGGCGATCGCGTAACATTAAAGGTCGAGATTTTTGATCGCGGAAACAGCCCTGCTCCGCAAACGATTACCAGCAACTACTTGCAAAAGCTGGTGCAGGAACGTTTTGGGGATCCGAATAACATTGACGTACAGTTCGTGCCGATCCAACGTTCCGAAGAAGTAACGAAGCTCAACGTGCTGATGGCCAGCAACACCGATGTTCCTGATATCGTATTTGTGTATGACTCCAGCGTGTTTTACCGTTATGCCCAGCAGGGCGGTCTGACTGACGTCGGCGAGCTGCTGGACCAGTATGGACCGAATCTTAAAAAATTCCTCGGCGAAGATACATTGAAGTTCGGCCAGGTGGAGGGCCAGCAATTCGCGATCCCGGGCAAACGCGCCATTACGGGCCGCTACAGTTCCTACATCCGTCAAGACTGGCTGGATAAACTGGGCTTGCCTGTACCGAAGACAACCGATGAGCTTTATACCACGTTGAAAGCGTTTAAAGAGAAAGATCCGGGACAGCTCGGAAGCAAAAACATTCCGATGGGCATGGCGCTGGCACCGGCTCAATTCGAAACGTTAATCTATTCTTTCATTAAACCGGTGAGCGGAGACCTGACTTACGGACAGCGTTACGAGCTGCCGCTTCATGACGGATTCAAGGATGCGATGCAGTTCCTGAACAAGCTGTACAACGAGGGACTGATCAGCAAGGATTTCAGTTTGGACGAGGACAAGGCCCAGTTGGCCAAAGATATCCAAAACGGAAATACGGGGTACTGGTCCGAAGACGTCGACGCGATGTTTTATGCCGACGGTACCATCGACAACTTGAAGAAGAACGTGCCTGATAGCAAAGTGCTGCCGGTAGACGTATATACGAACCCCAATGCGGACAATAAGCATATCAAATCACGGTACGGAACGAACGGGATGTACATCATGATTCCGAAGAGCAGCAAACGTGCCGTAGAGGCCGTCAAATACTTGGATTGGATGGCGTCCGACAATAACTTGAGAGACATCTACAGCGGCGTTGAAGGCGAGAACTATGAGCTGGTTGACGGAATTCCGGTCGTTAAAGAAGACGCTTCTCAAGAAGCCAGGGATCGCCTGTTCAACGCGGGAGACATGGCAATCATCTCGAACGGTAAAAACATCGGCGACCAGGCTACCAACGAAAAGGCATGGATCATGGGCTTCCCTGAACGAAATCAGGGATTGTTGAGACAGTCCATCGACATCGCCAATACCGATACCGTGGGTCCGATCATCTTTGACAAGCCGATTCAGGCCGAGATGAAATACAGCACCGCACTGAAAGATAAGCTCAACGTCATTATCGTCAAAACGGCAATGGCCAAACCATCTGAATTCGAAGCGGTATACGAGCAGGAAATGAATGATTACATGTCCTTGGGCGGCGCGGATTTGAAGAAGGAGCTTGAGGAGGCATTACAGGGAACTGCAGCTAAATAATGCGTGGTGTAATGCACCGCTGAACGGTTTAGGCTGCCTTTGCCTGTGGCTATTAAAAAAAGAGACGTGTGCCGCCGCTGCCGGCGGCACGCAGTTTCTCCGTAGATAGGAGGAGAACGACTTGACCACATCATACTTTAAACGGTATTGGCAATTGTATGCACTGCTTTCGCTGCCCTTGCTCTATTTCCTCATTTTCCGTTATGGCCCGATGTACGGCGTGCAAATCGCCTTCAAAGATTTCAACCTGTTCCAGGGCATTAACGGCAGCGAATGGATCGGTTTTGATGCCTTCCGCGAAGTGTTTGCCATGAGGGATTTCTATACGACTCTTCGCAACACGTTTATGTTGAATTTTCTGGATCTGGTTGTCTCGTTTCCGGCACCGATTATTCTGGCCATCATGCTGTATGAAATCCGCTTCAAATGGTTCAAGAAAGTATCGCAAACGATTCTGTATATTCCGCATTTCATCTCCTGGGTCATTATCGGGGGGATCGTGTACCAATTGTTCGGCAATCAGTCCGGTATGGTAAACGGCGTGCTGGAAAGCATGGGACTGAACACCATTCCGTTCCTGACCGAAAAAAATCCATGGCTTGTCACTTATCTCTTCACTGGCGTGTGGCAAAGCGCGGGTTGGGGCACGATTCTTTATCTGGCTGCGCTTACCGGCGTGAATAAAGAATTGTTCGAGGCAGCCGAAGTCGATGGCGCTTCGCGTCTGAGAAAAATATGGCACATTACGCTGCCGGGAATCCGCACCACCATTGTCACGCTGCTCATCCTCAATTTGGGGAAAATGGTCAGCATCGGCTTTGACCGCCCCTACATCATCGGGAACACGGCCGTACGCGAGTACTCGGATGTTCTCAGTACCTTCGTATACCGGGTTGGTCTAGAATCGGGCCAATATACCATTGCGACCGTCGTTGGCTTATTTCAGGCCGTGGTCGGGCTTGTGTTCGTGCTTGGTTCCAACTACATTTCGAAAAAAGTGACCGGAGACGGCATTCTATAGCCCCTGGCGGGCAATATCGCATATGTCTGTTTGGAAGAACTGTATAAAGGAGTTGTGGAGCCTATGAGTGAACGCACCTCAAACCGGATTTTCGATATCGTTAATATCTCATTTGTTGCTTTGTTTGTGCTGTTCTGCCTGGCACCGTTCTTGCACACGATCGCAATCTCGCTTAGCTCCAACCGCGCGATTACGTCCGGGGAAGTAACCATTTTCCCTAAAGAGTTCAATTGGGATGCCTATGTCAAAGTGTTCTCCGATCATTCGATGCTCTATTCGCTTGGGTACACGATCATTCTGACTATCGTGACTACGGTGCTGTGCATGGTCTTCACGATTGCTGCTGCGTATCCCCTCACCAAGAAAAAACTGAAGGGGCGCAAGCTGTTCATGTACGTCATCATTATCACGATGTTTTTCAGCGGCGGCATCATTCCCGAATACCTGCTGATTCGCGATCTGCACCTGTTGAACTCGGCATGGTCGCTAATTCTCCCGGGCTTGGTCAGCCCGTTTAACTTGATCATTATGATTTCTTTCTTCTACAGCATTCCGGAGTCGCTCGAAGAATCGGCCGAAATCGACGGCAGTTCGCATCTGCATACGTTGTTGAAAATTGTATTGCCTTTATCGATGCCGGTGATGGCGACCCTTGCTCTCTTCTATGCGGTCGGACGCTGGAACGGATTCCAGGATTCCTTGATGTATATCAACGACCCGCAGCTGTACCCGCTTCAACTGAAGCTGTTCCAGATGGTGCAAAACAACATGGTGAGCGAGCTGACGCAAATGGAAGGGGCCAACCGCACGGCGCTGACGCCGGAGAGCCTCAAGGCGGCTACGGTGATCTTCGCTACGGTGCCCATCCTGCTCGTTTATCCTTGGCTGCAAAAGTACTTCGTCAGCGGTGCGATGCTTGGGGCCGTTAAAGGCTAAGTTGGCGAGAAGAGATATCCATGTATTCGAAAGGAGTGCAAGCTGATGATGAACGGGACGGACAAGGGCGAGTATTCGTTCTCGACCTGCTGGAATATCAAGCGTCATACGTCCGGAGCCGATATGGTGCAGGAAATCGCCGATCTGGGATTCCGCCGGGTGGAGCTGAACTATAATGTGACGAAAGATATGCTCGCAACCATTGAGCCGATGATTGAACGTGGGGAGATCGGCATATCCAGCGTGCATAACACGTTCCCCCACGTACCGGATCCCGATTACGGCACGGATTCCGTGCTGCTCGGATTTGAGGATGAGGAAAAAAGGAAAAGGGCGATCGAGCTGCTCGTCGGGTCGGCCGAATATGCCCATCGTTATGGTGCGGAAGCCGTCGTGGTACACCCGGGGGAAGTGCCGTTCGAGCCGGACATCAGCAAAGAACTGTCCCGATTGTACCACGATGAAGGTAAAGATTCCCTGGCCTATCGAAGCAAATGGGAAGAATTGATGGAGCGGCGCGAGGCGCTTGCTGCAGGCTACGTGCAAAAGATTATCGCCAGTCTCGATGAGGTCTGCAACAAGGCGATATCCAAGGGCATAAAGGTTCGATTCGGCATCGAGACCCGTTCCAGGCCACAGCAGATCCCCACTCTTGCAGAAGCGAAAACGATTATTCAGGCGCTCCGCGGCGCCCCTGTCGGCATCTGGTATGATTCGGGCCATGCCATCATGATGGATCGCCTCGGCCTGTATGACAGCGTAGGGGAGATGGATGGATTGATGGATGATATCGTAGGAGTCCACATCCACGAGACGCTGGGCCTTTCCGACCACTGGTGCCCGTATGTGCACAGCAAGGACATGAACTTTTACGACGCATACTTGCCGATGATCCGGCGAGCGCAGGTCAAGGTATACGAGCTGAAAGCCGCCTGTAAGCCCGAAGAAATCCATGAAAGTCACGCGTTGTTAATGTCCAAATTGGCGGAAGCGGCGTATTCATAAAACATCGCGCATGTGGGCCAAGGGTAAATGCAGAGCTTTGGTAAAACGATAAATGCCTGGGTACGGAGGAAAAGACGCATGTACAAACAACTGGTGGAGCGCAATGACAAGGCTGTAGAAAAGGGATTATCCCGGCAGGTGCTTGATCCGGACAGCCGTTATTACGGAGGAACGATCGATCCGTACACGGGAGTGGCCTGGGTAAACCACACCACAGGC contains the following coding sequences:
- a CDS encoding extracellular solute-binding protein, producing MTGRAPKGSLKKWVGMALTMVMAVSLLAGCSSSSEQGTADNGSSGDRVTLKVEIFDRGNSPAPQTITSNYLQKLVQERFGDPNNIDVQFVPIQRSEEVTKLNVLMASNTDVPDIVFVYDSSVFYRYAQQGGLTDVGELLDQYGPNLKKFLGEDTLKFGQVEGQQFAIPGKRAITGRYSSYIRQDWLDKLGLPVPKTTDELYTTLKAFKEKDPGQLGSKNIPMGMALAPAQFETLIYSFIKPVSGDLTYGQRYELPLHDGFKDAMQFLNKLYNEGLISKDFSLDEDKAQLAKDIQNGNTGYWSEDVDAMFYADGTIDNLKKNVPDSKVLPVDVYTNPNADNKHIKSRYGTNGMYIMIPKSSKRAVEAVKYLDWMASDNNLRDIYSGVEGENYELVDGIPVVKEDASQEARDRLFNAGDMAIISNGKNIGDQATNEKAWIMGFPERNQGLLRQSIDIANTDTVGPIIFDKPIQAEMKYSTALKDKLNVIIVKTAMAKPSEFEAVYEQEMNDYMSLGGADLKKELEEALQGTAAK
- a CDS encoding ABC transporter permease subunit, which gives rise to MTTSYFKRYWQLYALLSLPLLYFLIFRYGPMYGVQIAFKDFNLFQGINGSEWIGFDAFREVFAMRDFYTTLRNTFMLNFLDLVVSFPAPIILAIMLYEIRFKWFKKVSQTILYIPHFISWVIIGGIVYQLFGNQSGMVNGVLESMGLNTIPFLTEKNPWLVTYLFTGVWQSAGWGTILYLAALTGVNKELFEAAEVDGASRLRKIWHITLPGIRTTIVTLLILNLGKMVSIGFDRPYIIGNTAVREYSDVLSTFVYRVGLESGQYTIATVVGLFQAVVGLVFVLGSNYISKKVTGDGIL
- a CDS encoding carbohydrate ABC transporter permease, with the translated sequence MSERTSNRIFDIVNISFVALFVLFCLAPFLHTIAISLSSNRAITSGEVTIFPKEFNWDAYVKVFSDHSMLYSLGYTIILTIVTTVLCMVFTIAAAYPLTKKKLKGRKLFMYVIIITMFFSGGIIPEYLLIRDLHLLNSAWSLILPGLVSPFNLIIMISFFYSIPESLEESAEIDGSSHLHTLLKIVLPLSMPVMATLALFYAVGRWNGFQDSLMYINDPQLYPLQLKLFQMVQNNMVSELTQMEGANRTALTPESLKAATVIFATVPILLVYPWLQKYFVSGAMLGAVKG
- a CDS encoding TIM barrel protein encodes the protein MNGTDKGEYSFSTCWNIKRHTSGADMVQEIADLGFRRVELNYNVTKDMLATIEPMIERGEIGISSVHNTFPHVPDPDYGTDSVLLGFEDEEKRKRAIELLVGSAEYAHRYGAEAVVVHPGEVPFEPDISKELSRLYHDEGKDSLAYRSKWEELMERREALAAGYVQKIIASLDEVCNKAISKGIKVRFGIETRSRPQQIPTLAEAKTIIQALRGAPVGIWYDSGHAIMMDRLGLYDSVGEMDGLMDDIVGVHIHETLGLSDHWCPYVHSKDMNFYDAYLPMIRRAQVKVYELKAACKPEEIHESHALLMSKLAEAAYS